One Gemmatimonadaceae bacterium DNA window includes the following coding sequences:
- a CDS encoding pyridoxal-phosphate dependent enzyme, translating into MALLNHSILPTLDAVRAAERHVREVMPPSRLVRNDVLSATTGQEVFFKLELENPTGSFKVRGAFNVLAGLSDADRAKGVVASSAGNHGLGVAYAAKAFHTPAMLYVPTTAPQVKKDGIRALGTTVNDEAADYDVAMVMAKAHAAREGIRFINPCLGVDLLAGQGTVALELLEQLPDVCTVLICTGGGGLLGGMGAVLRELAPHVRIIGVQSVETAAMQRSVAAGHVVDVTVTPTLADGLSGQIDDDALYIGQVCADELVLVTEEEIGETIAWLHRTTGMAVEGAGAVTVAALRHDKIRDLVGPVAAIVSGRNIDPTRLQAQLDRYPTP; encoded by the coding sequence ATGGCCCTCCTCAACCACTCCATCCTCCCCACCCTCGACGCCGTGCGCGCCGCTGAGCGGCATGTGCGGGAGGTGATGCCGCCGAGCCGTCTGGTGCGCAACGATGTGCTCTCGGCGACGACCGGGCAGGAGGTGTTCTTCAAGCTCGAGCTCGAGAACCCGACGGGGTCGTTCAAGGTGCGGGGGGCGTTCAATGTGCTCGCCGGTCTCTCCGACGCGGATCGGGCGAAAGGGGTGGTGGCGTCGAGTGCCGGCAATCACGGACTCGGCGTGGCGTATGCCGCGAAGGCGTTTCACACCCCCGCGATGCTCTACGTCCCCACCACGGCGCCGCAGGTCAAGAAGGACGGGATCCGCGCCCTCGGCACCACGGTGAACGACGAGGCGGCGGATTACGACGTGGCGATGGTGATGGCGAAGGCGCATGCGGCGCGCGAAGGGATTCGCTTCATCAATCCGTGCCTCGGCGTGGACTTGCTCGCGGGTCAGGGCACCGTCGCCCTGGAGCTGCTGGAGCAGCTGCCGGATGTCTGCACCGTGTTGATCTGCACCGGCGGCGGTGGGTTGCTCGGCGGCATGGGGGCGGTGCTGCGCGAACTCGCGCCCCACGTGCGCATCATCGGCGTGCAGAGCGTCGAAACGGCGGCGATGCAGCGCAGCGTCGCGGCGGGGCATGTGGTCGATGTCACCGTCACCCCGACGCTCGCCGACGGGCTCTCCGGTCAGATCGACGACGATGCGCTCTACATCGGGCAGGTGTGTGCCGATGAACTGGTGCTGGTGACCGAAGAGGAGATCGGCGAAACGATCGCCTGGCTGCACCGCACCACCGGCATGGCGGTCGAAGGCGCCGGCGCCGTCACCGTGGCGGCATTGCGCCACGACAAGATCCGGGATCTCGTGGGGCCGGTCGCCGCAATCGTGAGCGGCCGAAACATCGACCCGACGCGCCTGCAGGCGCAGCTGGACCGCTACCCCACGCCGTAA
- the rnz gene encoding ribonuclease Z, translating to MPLLIRFLGTAASRPTVERGVSSLAVIREGQTLLFDCGEGTQRQMMRYGVSFAFEDVFFTHMHSDHVLGITGLVRTLALQGRTEPLRAWVPRGGGKTLRQCINLGGERTTFPIDITEVDPGTTIPRGDYRLEAFAVDHAGSASLGWALIEEDRLGRFNPELARALGIPEGPLWGKIHRGQAVTLDDGRVIEAATLVGGARRGRRIVLTGDTRPCANTIAMAHDADVLIHEATFAEEEAARALETGHSTAREAADVARQARARRLVLTHISARYSRDTRELEVEAKRVFANTSIAKDGTEIELGLTEELATDAAPSERETPTDA from the coding sequence ATGCCGCTGCTCATCCGATTCCTTGGCACCGCCGCCTCCCGCCCGACCGTGGAACGAGGCGTCAGTTCGCTCGCTGTCATTCGGGAAGGGCAGACTCTGCTGTTTGATTGCGGTGAAGGCACCCAGCGGCAGATGATGCGCTACGGGGTCTCGTTCGCGTTCGAGGATGTGTTCTTCACCCACATGCACTCGGACCACGTCCTGGGCATCACCGGGCTCGTCCGCACGCTGGCGCTGCAGGGGCGCACGGAACCGCTCCGGGCGTGGGTGCCTCGTGGCGGCGGCAAAACGTTGCGCCAATGCATCAACCTGGGTGGCGAGCGTACCACGTTTCCGATCGACATCACGGAAGTGGACCCGGGGACCACCATCCCCCGCGGCGACTACCGGCTGGAGGCGTTCGCCGTGGATCACGCCGGCTCCGCCTCCCTCGGCTGGGCGCTCATCGAAGAGGATCGCCTGGGGCGCTTCAACCCCGAGCTGGCCCGGGCACTGGGGATCCCGGAAGGGCCGCTCTGGGGGAAGATCCACCGCGGCCAGGCCGTGACCCTGGACGACGGGCGCGTCATCGAGGCCGCCACCTTGGTCGGGGGCGCCCGGCGTGGCCGCCGGATCGTGCTCACCGGCGATACCCGCCCCTGCGCGAACACGATCGCCATGGCGCACGACGCCGACGTCCTGATCCACGAGGCCACCTTCGCCGAGGAAGAGGCCGCGCGCGCCCTGGAAACGGGACACAGCACCGCCCGCGAGGCCGCCGATGTGGCGCGTCAGGCCCGCGCGCGGCGTCTCGTCCTGACCCACATCAGCGCGCGCTACTCCCGCGACACCCGCGAACTGGAAGTGGAGGCCAAGCGCGTGTTCGCCAACACCAGCATCGCGAAAGACGGCACCGAGATCGAACTCGGGCTCACCGAAGAACTCGCGACCGACGCCGCCCCGAGCGAACGCGAGACGCCGACCGACGCCTAA
- a CDS encoding MFS transporter, translated as MPDRPSDAAASTTARADTFAALRVPNFGRYILALFTLTLGIQIQGTVVGWQVYDLTHDPLALGLIGLAEALPAISMSLFAGHFADTHDRRRISLLALSVLVACSVALWWLAHPTPLGLASMVSSARVRAIYAVIVVSGVARAFLQPARQALSAELVPRALYSNAITWRSGSWQLAAVLGPALGGLLYAIGGSTLAYVVDAVLMTAAVFVLTTVRHRSPVREVTDEPMGEAILGGLRFVFSEPLLLSALALDLFSVLFGGAVALLPVFSGEILKAGPTGLGLLRAAPSLGAVTTGILLTRFPPFAKTGRNLLLAVAGFGVCTIGFGLSKSFPLSLALLALGGAFDMVSVVIRSLMLQLRTPESLLGRVSGVNQIFIGSSNEIGAFESGLTARWWGAVTSVVVGGIATLGVVATTAIAVPSLRRLRDIRTDS; from the coding sequence ATGCCCGATCGACCATCTGACGCGGCGGCGTCCACGACCGCCCGCGCCGACACCTTTGCAGCGCTGCGCGTGCCGAATTTCGGCCGCTACATCCTGGCGCTCTTTACGCTCACCCTGGGCATCCAGATCCAGGGGACCGTGGTCGGATGGCAGGTCTATGACCTCACGCATGATCCGCTGGCGCTCGGGCTGATCGGTCTGGCCGAAGCGCTGCCGGCCATCAGCATGTCGCTCTTTGCCGGCCACTTTGCCGATACGCACGATCGCCGCCGCATTTCGCTGCTGGCGCTGTCGGTGCTCGTGGCGTGCAGCGTCGCGCTCTGGTGGCTCGCCCATCCCACGCCGCTCGGCCTCGCGTCGATGGTGTCGAGTGCGCGCGTGCGCGCGATCTATGCCGTGATCGTGGTCAGTGGCGTGGCGCGCGCGTTTCTGCAGCCAGCGCGGCAAGCCCTCAGCGCCGAGCTCGTGCCGCGCGCGCTCTACAGCAATGCGATCACGTGGCGCAGTGGCAGCTGGCAGCTGGCCGCTGTGCTCGGTCCTGCGCTGGGTGGATTGCTGTACGCGATTGGCGGGAGCACGCTGGCGTACGTCGTGGACGCCGTGCTGATGACCGCCGCGGTGTTCGTCCTCACGACCGTGCGCCATCGCTCACCGGTACGCGAGGTCACCGATGAACCGATGGGTGAGGCGATCCTCGGTGGCCTGCGCTTTGTCTTCAGCGAACCGCTGCTCCTGAGTGCGCTCGCGCTCGATCTCTTCTCGGTGCTCTTCGGCGGCGCGGTGGCGCTGCTGCCGGTGTTTTCGGGGGAGATCCTCAAGGCCGGTCCCACCGGGCTCGGGCTGCTGCGCGCCGCGCCCAGTCTGGGGGCCGTGACCACCGGCATCCTGCTGACGCGCTTCCCGCCGTTCGCCAAGACGGGGCGCAATCTGCTGCTGGCCGTGGCCGGCTTTGGCGTCTGTACGATTGGCTTCGGCCTCTCGAAGAGTTTTCCGCTGTCGCTTGCGCTGCTCGCGCTGGGCGGGGCCTTCGATATGGTGAGCGTCGTGATTCGCAGCCTCATGCTGCAGCTGCGCACGCCCGAATCGCTGCTCGGTCGCGTGAGTGGGGTGAATCAGATCTTCATCGGCTCGTCCAATGAAATCGGCGCCTTTGAAAGCGGGCTCACCGCGCGCTGGTGGGGCGCGGTGACGAGCGTGGTGGTCGGGGGCATCGCCACGCTGGGTGTCGTGGCGACCACCGCGATCGCCGTCCCGTCGCTGCGGCGCCTGCGGGACATCCGGACCGACAGTTAG
- a CDS encoding glycoside hydrolase produces MIRRDADRPTVNTLVRAPGQVLAGGLLSTLLLACAGAGEMPTAPSTLVANTSAEVTGALPALTSENVFQRGVAAMSIPTYDGSGEAVHPDVVSFPEAWNGFRYWSAFTPYKNSAITLENPSLLGSQDGRRWESPTSSFAPLVKASHGHLSDPDMIFERASRQLWMYYREVELQGGKPGGAHVADHIWLTRSSDGRQWDTPVELFADKGKYVVSPSIVQHPTDGFQLFAVDAGTGGCNAATTRLVRRQSADGLTWSDAKAVRFTQTGFQPWHLDVQYVADRGEYWAFVVAYPTGKGCHASSLFLATSRDGETWTTYPRPILAPREFAAFGTTVYRSTFAAEGDSVSIWYSGARQTRRGTRARGAVLQWSLAAARTSVATLFTRVADKSGLTRLSLAPAAGAAVVGVTPP; encoded by the coding sequence GTGATCCGCCGCGACGCGGACCGCCCGACCGTGAATACGCTCGTTCGTGCCCCGGGTCAGGTCCTTGCCGGGGGGCTGCTGTCGACCCTGCTGCTGGCGTGCGCCGGCGCCGGCGAGATGCCGACGGCACCGTCGACGCTCGTCGCGAACACCTCCGCCGAGGTCACGGGCGCACTGCCCGCCCTGACGAGCGAGAACGTGTTCCAGCGCGGCGTGGCCGCGATGAGCATCCCTACGTATGACGGGTCGGGCGAGGCGGTTCATCCCGACGTGGTGAGCTTTCCCGAGGCATGGAACGGTTTCCGCTACTGGAGCGCGTTCACACCGTACAAGAACAGCGCGATCACGCTCGAGAATCCGTCGCTGCTGGGCAGCCAGGATGGCCGTCGGTGGGAGAGCCCCACATCGAGCTTTGCACCGCTCGTGAAGGCGTCGCACGGGCATCTGTCCGACCCGGACATGATCTTCGAGCGCGCCAGTCGCCAGCTGTGGATGTACTATCGCGAAGTCGAACTGCAGGGCGGCAAGCCCGGCGGGGCGCATGTCGCCGATCACATCTGGTTGACGCGCAGCAGCGATGGGCGCCAGTGGGACACGCCCGTCGAGCTGTTTGCCGATAAAGGCAAGTACGTGGTGTCGCCGAGCATCGTGCAGCACCCGACCGATGGGTTTCAGCTCTTCGCCGTGGATGCGGGCACGGGCGGCTGCAACGCCGCGACCACGCGCCTGGTCCGGCGCCAGTCGGCCGATGGGCTTACGTGGAGCGACGCCAAGGCGGTGCGCTTCACGCAGACCGGCTTTCAGCCGTGGCATCTCGACGTACAGTATGTCGCCGATCGCGGCGAGTACTGGGCCTTCGTGGTCGCCTACCCCACGGGCAAGGGGTGCCACGCGAGCAGCCTGTTCCTCGCCACGAGCCGTGATGGCGAGACATGGACCACGTATCCACGTCCGATCCTCGCCCCGCGAGAGTTCGCGGCGTTCGGGACGACGGTCTATCGGTCCACGTTCGCGGCCGAGGGTGACTCGGTCAGCATCTGGTACAGTGGGGCGCGGCAGACGCGGCGCGGGACGCGCGCGCGCGGCGCCGTGCTGCAGTGGAGCCTCGCGGCGGCGCGAACCAGCGTGGCAACGTTGTTCACCCGCGTGGCCGACAAGTCGGGACTCACGCGCCTCTCGCTGGCCCCGGCCGCGGGCGCGGCCGTCGTCGGCGTCACCCCTCCCTGA
- a CDS encoding glycosyltransferase family 4 protein, with translation MLSEARASLRLLFVATLPEPGGACTHTTNLVAALVQAGHAVTVVATPGRGVWDELEPHPRLTRVAATFRTAFDAEASAVVARELRSARFDQVFAVFEQDYWGTLRVARRERVPSAFFLHHAGMKRTNRLLLPFVRPTYIVPSEDLRDWIVARRTPRRRVQVLANPIDTHAFAPDAAARTAARAAFGFADDDVVVGFVGRLEFNKGIVPFAEALNAAMREHATLRALWIGSGRREAEVDAIIAQAPDRRRHVREPWTRDVRAAYHAMDLLALPSTGRESFGRVLAEAQSCEVPVLGSAIGGIPTAMAAGVSGELVAPGDVTAWARALTALANDPTRRSAMGRAGRLFVQTHFDRAVIAEQLVRFVRATVR, from the coding sequence ATGCTGAGCGAGGCGCGCGCGTCGCTGCGCCTCCTGTTCGTCGCGACGTTGCCGGAACCCGGCGGCGCCTGCACGCACACGACGAACCTGGTCGCGGCGCTGGTGCAGGCGGGGCACGCGGTGACCGTCGTCGCCACTCCGGGGCGCGGCGTATGGGACGAGCTCGAGCCGCATCCGCGGCTCACGCGCGTCGCCGCCACCTTTCGCACCGCCTTCGACGCCGAGGCGAGCGCCGTCGTGGCGCGTGAACTGCGCAGCGCGCGGTTCGATCAGGTGTTCGCGGTCTTCGAGCAGGATTACTGGGGCACGCTGCGGGTCGCGCGTCGCGAACGGGTCCCCAGTGCGTTCTTCCTGCATCACGCGGGCATGAAGCGCACCAATCGCCTCCTGCTGCCCTTCGTGCGTCCCACGTACATCGTACCGTCGGAGGATCTGCGCGACTGGATCGTGGCGCGACGTACTCCACGTCGGCGCGTGCAGGTGCTGGCCAATCCGATCGACACGCACGCTTTCGCGCCGGATGCAGCGGCACGCACCGCCGCACGCGCGGCGTTCGGCTTTGCCGATGACGATGTGGTCGTGGGATTCGTGGGGCGTCTCGAGTTCAACAAGGGCATCGTCCCCTTCGCCGAGGCGCTGAACGCGGCGATGCGGGAGCACGCCACGCTGCGCGCCCTGTGGATCGGCAGTGGCCGGCGCGAAGCGGAGGTGGATGCGATCATCGCGCAGGCGCCCGATCGGAGGCGTCACGTGCGCGAACCGTGGACGCGTGACGTGCGCGCCGCCTACCACGCGATGGATCTGCTGGCCCTGCCGAGCACGGGGCGCGAGTCGTTCGGTCGGGTGCTCGCCGAAGCCCAGAGCTGCGAAGTGCCGGTGCTGGGGAGCGCGATCGGTGGCATCCCGACCGCCATGGCGGCGGGGGTGAGCGGAGAGCTGGTAGCCCCGGGTGACGTGACCGCCTGGGCGCGCGCGCTGACGGCACTGGCCAACGATCCGACTCGGCGCTCGGCGATGGGACGCGCCGGGCGGCTGTTCGTGCAGACCCACTTTGACCGCGCGGTGATTGCCGAACAGCTCGTGCGTTTCGTGCGCGCGACCGTACGTTGA
- a CDS encoding heparan-alpha-glucosaminide N-acetyltransferase domain-containing protein encodes MSSTLRPARERLASVDVFRGVTIAGMLLVNNPGLPDTVPAPLAHSPWNGCTFADLVFPAFLVVLGVTTQLAYVRGGPIAPARPIWRRAGLLFLAGVLLNAYPFFENRVTAGPAWLPVPLAHVVARFASLRVLGVLQRIGLVYLAVALMRRRCSTRALAVVTVAILAAYAVLLAVTTPTLLPPEATWPVRMDQALLNWEPLGLGWHLWDRGKPYDPEGLLSTLPAIATGLLGVLAGVELTASRALADRVQRLALGGALLIAIGLAWTYVVPLNKPLWSSSYAVFSAGTAWCGLAAAAWLTDLAPRPALTAPWLVFGTNPFVMYMGSELLANVLRSSIKWRVDGVRLSTGGTIATLLERLGAPAPLASLAWAVLFTLLCWFAVRPLYRRGRFITL; translated from the coding sequence GTGAGCTCTACCCTACGCCCCGCGCGCGAACGCCTCGCGTCGGTGGATGTCTTTCGCGGGGTGACGATCGCCGGCATGCTGCTCGTGAACAATCCCGGTTTGCCGGACACCGTGCCCGCTCCGCTCGCGCACAGCCCGTGGAACGGCTGCACGTTCGCCGACCTGGTCTTCCCGGCCTTTCTTGTGGTGCTGGGCGTCACCACGCAGCTCGCGTATGTGCGCGGTGGACCGATAGCCCCGGCGCGACCGATCTGGCGACGCGCGGGCTTGCTGTTCCTCGCCGGGGTGCTGCTCAACGCCTACCCGTTCTTCGAGAACCGGGTGACGGCCGGGCCGGCCTGGTTACCGGTGCCGCTGGCGCACGTGGTGGCGCGCTTCGCCTCGCTGCGCGTACTGGGTGTGCTGCAGCGCATCGGGCTGGTCTATCTGGCGGTGGCCCTGATGCGCCGCCGCTGTTCGACGCGCGCGCTGGCAGTCGTGACCGTGGCGATCCTGGCCGCGTACGCGGTCCTGCTCGCCGTGACCACACCCACGCTCCTCCCACCCGAGGCGACCTGGCCGGTGCGCATGGATCAGGCGCTGCTCAACTGGGAACCGCTGGGCCTGGGCTGGCATCTCTGGGATCGCGGGAAGCCCTACGACCCGGAAGGACTGCTCTCCACACTGCCCGCGATTGCTACTGGCCTCTTGGGCGTCCTCGCCGGCGTTGAGCTTACCGCATCGCGCGCGCTTGCTGATCGCGTGCAGCGGCTGGCGCTCGGCGGTGCGCTGCTCATCGCGATTGGCCTCGCGTGGACCTACGTGGTGCCACTCAACAAACCGCTCTGGTCGAGCTCCTACGCCGTCTTTTCCGCCGGCACCGCGTGGTGCGGCCTTGCCGCCGCGGCCTGGCTGACCGACCTCGCGCCACGCCCGGCGCTCACGGCGCCCTGGCTGGTGTTCGGCACCAATCCGTTCGTGATGTACATGGGCAGCGAACTGCTGGCGAACGTGCTGCGCTCATCGATCAAGTGGCGTGTGGACGGTGTGCGTCTGTCCACCGGCGGCACGATCGCCACGCTGCTCGAGCGACTCGGTGCCCCCGCGCCGCTCGCCTCACTCGCGTGGGCGGTGCTCTTCACCCTGCTCTGCTGGTTCGCCGTGCGCCCGCTGTATCGGCGGGGACGGTTCATTACGCTCTGA
- a CDS encoding acyl-CoA thioesterase: MTDRAPRPVSASQHETSELIMPHDANILGHAFGGAIMAMVDKAAAVSAFRHARTACVTASIDRVDFREPIHVGDLVTCKASVNFVGTTSMEVGVRVEAEDLISGQRRHTNTCYLTFVAIDRNGRPVPISPVAPETEEQRRRYDAAQNRRRRRLEERQAEARETPS, translated from the coding sequence ATGACTGATCGTGCTCCCCGTCCCGTCTCCGCCTCCCAGCACGAGACGAGTGAACTCATCATGCCCCACGATGCCAACATCCTGGGGCACGCGTTCGGCGGCGCGATCATGGCCATGGTGGACAAGGCGGCGGCCGTGTCGGCATTCCGTCACGCGCGCACGGCGTGCGTCACCGCCAGCATCGATCGCGTGGACTTCCGCGAGCCGATCCACGTGGGCGATCTGGTCACGTGCAAGGCCAGCGTGAACTTCGTAGGCACCACGAGCATGGAAGTGGGGGTGCGCGTCGAGGCCGAAGATCTCATCTCCGGGCAGCGCCGACACACGAACACCTGCTACCTCACCTTCGTCGCCATCGATCGCAACGGCCGGCCCGTGCCCATCTCGCCCGTCGCGCCCGAAACCGAAGAGCAGCGCCGCCGCTACGACGCCGCCCAGAACCGCCGCCGCCGCCGGCTCGAAGAGCGCCAGGCCGAGGCGCGCGAGACGCCCAGCTGA
- a CDS encoding cysteine desulfurase-like protein: MSTLVAAEESVLPLADIRAQFPALARVEQGHPVAYFDGPGGTQVPRRVVDAMSDYLLHHNANTHWVYPTSAETDALLAQARETLGDFLGAGPGEIAFGANMTTLLFHVARAIGRGLQAGDEIIITELDHHANVAPWQALAKERGVVLKWLPLDLTTYRHEAGALERLLSPRTKVVAVGAASNITGTISDVAQIVRTAKAAGALTVVDAVHYAPHALVDVQAIGCDFLLCSAYKFYGPHVGVVYGRTDAVAALDVPRLEPAPDWVPEILETGTQNHEGIVGAAAAVEFLASLGGFTGSRRERLARAMHGLHERGEALLARLWDGLSAIEGVTCHGPRPGTPRTPTISFRVAGHPSEAVARFLVPRGVYVSNGDFYATTVARKLGVAEEGLVRAGCSCYTSPDEVEWLIDGVQALVRGAR; encoded by the coding sequence ATGAGCACGCTCGTCGCGGCTGAGGAGTCGGTGCTGCCGCTCGCCGATATCCGCGCCCAGTTCCCGGCGCTCGCCCGGGTGGAGCAGGGGCACCCGGTGGCGTACTTCGACGGGCCGGGCGGCACGCAGGTGCCGCGTCGCGTGGTGGACGCGATGTCCGACTACCTCCTCCATCACAACGCCAACACGCATTGGGTCTATCCCACCAGCGCCGAAACCGACGCGCTCCTCGCGCAGGCGCGCGAGACGCTGGGCGACTTCCTGGGCGCCGGTCCGGGTGAGATCGCGTTCGGCGCCAACATGACCACGTTGCTGTTTCACGTGGCGCGGGCGATCGGTCGCGGGCTGCAGGCGGGCGACGAGATCATCATCACCGAGCTCGATCACCACGCGAACGTGGCGCCGTGGCAGGCGCTCGCGAAGGAGCGTGGCGTGGTGCTCAAGTGGTTGCCGCTCGATCTGACCACGTATCGCCATGAGGCGGGGGCGCTCGAGCGTCTGCTCTCGCCGCGCACGAAGGTCGTGGCCGTGGGCGCGGCGTCGAACATCACCGGGACCATCAGTGATGTGGCGCAGATCGTACGCACGGCGAAGGCCGCCGGCGCGCTCACCGTGGTGGATGCCGTGCACTACGCGCCGCATGCGCTGGTGGACGTCCAGGCGATCGGCTGCGATTTCCTGCTGTGCAGCGCCTACAAGTTCTACGGCCCGCACGTGGGCGTGGTCTACGGACGCACCGACGCGGTCGCGGCACTGGATGTTCCGCGCCTCGAGCCGGCGCCGGACTGGGTCCCGGAGATTCTCGAGACGGGCACCCAGAATCACGAAGGCATCGTGGGGGCGGCGGCTGCGGTGGAGTTCCTTGCGAGCCTGGGTGGCTTCACGGGCTCGCGCCGTGAGCGCCTCGCGCGCGCCATGCACGGCCTGCACGAGCGCGGCGAGGCGCTGCTGGCGCGCCTGTGGGATGGGCTTTCGGCGATCGAGGGCGTGACCTGTCACGGTCCGCGTCCCGGCACGCCGCGCACGCCCACCATCTCGTTCCGTGTGGCCGGCCATCCGTCGGAAGCGGTGGCGCGCTTTCTCGTGCCGCGCGGCGTGTACGTCTCGAACGGCGATTTCTATGCGACCACCGTGGCCCGCAAGCTCGGCGTCGCCGAGGAAGGCCTCGTGCGCGCCGGTTGCAGCTGCTACACGTCGCCCGACGAAGTGGAGTGGCTCATCGACGGCGTGCAGGCGCTCGTGCGCGGGGCCCGCTGA
- a CDS encoding NAD(P)-dependent oxidoreductase has product MTRVAFLGLGAIGTPMARHLAAADLDLVVWNRTGAKAEAFAAATGARVAPTPAEAGRDRDVVVTCLPVSRDVEALLDGPDGLLATMPAGSVLVDCTSGDSATSRRMAARLAERGIGFLDAPVSGGVSGAEAGALTVMIGGDEATLERVRPVLERFGKRIVHCGAVGAGDALKAVNNALLAMHIWGTAEGLVALEKAGVKSEIALDVINTSSGRSNASMNLFPERVLTRAFPRTFRLALLDKDVGIAADLAREQKVPSPLLQLTAELFRLAHGELGEEADHVEAVQVVERQGGAKVGGRSAS; this is encoded by the coding sequence ATGACTCGCGTCGCCTTTCTCGGATTGGGTGCCATTGGCACCCCGATGGCCCGGCACCTTGCTGCGGCCGATCTCGATCTCGTCGTCTGGAACCGCACCGGCGCCAAGGCCGAGGCCTTCGCGGCCGCGACCGGCGCCCGCGTGGCCCCAACCCCCGCGGAGGCCGGGCGCGATCGTGACGTGGTCGTGACCTGCCTGCCCGTCTCGCGGGATGTCGAAGCCCTGCTCGATGGCCCCGACGGGCTGCTGGCCACGATGCCGGCCGGCAGCGTGCTGGTGGACTGCACCTCGGGCGACAGCGCGACGTCGCGCCGCATGGCCGCGCGGCTGGCCGAGCGCGGCATCGGCTTTCTCGACGCGCCGGTGAGCGGTGGGGTGAGCGGCGCCGAAGCGGGCGCGCTCACGGTCATGATTGGCGGCGATGAGGCAACGCTCGAACGCGTCCGCCCGGTGCTCGAGCGCTTCGGCAAGCGCATCGTGCACTGCGGCGCCGTGGGCGCCGGTGATGCCCTCAAGGCGGTCAACAATGCGCTCCTGGCGATGCACATCTGGGGGACCGCCGAAGGGCTCGTGGCCCTCGAAAAGGCCGGCGTGAAGAGCGAGATCGCGCTCGACGTGATCAACACCTCGAGCGGCCGCTCGAACGCCAGCATGAATCTGTTCCCGGAGCGCGTACTGACGCGGGCCTTCCCGCGCACCTTCCGGTTGGCGCTGCTCGACAAGGACGTGGGCATCGCCGCCGATCTGGCGCGCGAACAGAAAGTGCCGAGCCCGCTGCTCCAGCTCACGGCGGAACTCTTCCGCCTGGCGCATGGCGAGCTTGGCGAGGAGGCGGACCACGTGGAAGCGGTGCAGGTGGTCGAGCGGCAGGGCGGGGCGAAGGTCGGCGGCCGGAGCGCATCATGA
- a CDS encoding heavy-metal-associated domain-containing protein — MPRQRIHVEIEGLIAVHAVRAVRTALAAVPGIEQADVSMQGAVLETSAPVSEAALREALGLAGVALRSMRIERGGLPLL; from the coding sequence ATGCCACGCCAACGCATCCACGTGGAGATCGAGGGACTGATTGCCGTGCACGCCGTCCGGGCCGTCAGGACGGCGCTCGCGGCGGTGCCCGGCATAGAGCAGGCCGACGTCTCCATGCAGGGCGCCGTGCTGGAGACGAGCGCCCCCGTGTCCGAGGCGGCCCTCCGGGAGGCACTCGGCCTGGCCGGTGTGGCGCTCCGGTCCATGCGCATCGAACGGGGCGGTCTCCCCCTGCTCTGA